A part of Rhopalosiphum maidis isolate BTI-1 chromosome 3, ASM367621v3, whole genome shotgun sequence genomic DNA contains:
- the LOC113559835 gene encoding TBC1 domain family member 20 isoform X2: MTTDHEDSDGNSSDSSYSKVDFYEVMNEVPEIYKSKVDELNKILQSKNQDINRLRDLAISDGGLVISLVRLEAWKLLLNIPSNDEQLYPLEIIKDHPEYHQVDMDGYHDVAVTFLIEVGQKEAYRIMKHLSLHHLKEFLKPTMEETSYLLLHVFPLIKKLDPELEEFIEKSGIGTIFALPWLISWFSHSLDQHSKVVRLFDFFLASPKEIILYVIAQLINARRDEVLNTECDMACVHMVLSKIPESLNFEIILDKATKMYKEYDLANVKQEVDARVILEAKLLNDQREENAKRIKNKKFAAQEQPVFNKAFRYVPIWIRPRMRFGLLFFGFSLAAGLWAVLKSNNN, translated from the exons TTATGAATGAAGTGCCTGAAATCTATAAAAGCAAAGTAGATGAactgaacaaaatattacaaagtaAAAACCAAGATATAAATCGTCTAAGAGATTTAGCTATTAGTGATGGAGGATTGGTGAtaa gcTTAGTACGTCTAGAAGCGTGGAAGCTGTTATTGAACATACCGAGCAATGATGAACAATTATATCCTTTGGAAATTATTAAGGACCATCCTGAATACCATCAAGTTGATATGGAT GGTTATCATGATGTTGCTGTTACTTTTCTTATAGAAGTTGGACAAAAAGAAGCATATAGAATAATGAAACATTTATCATTACATCATCTAAAAGAATTTCTAAAGCCAACTATGGAGGAAACATCATATCTATTATTACATGTTTTTCCGTTAATTAAAAAGCTTGATCCAGAATTAGAGGAATTTATTGAAAA GTCTGGTATTGGTACAATATTTGCTCTTCCTTGGTTAATATCATGGTTTAGTCATAGCTTAGACCAACATTCAAAAGTAGTAAGATTATTTGATTTCTTTCTAGCATCACCAAAAGAAATCATCTTGTATGTTATAGCCCAATTAATAAATGCCAGACGTGATGAAGTTTTAAATACTGAATGTGATATGGCATGTGTTCACATGGTCTTATCtaag atTCCTGAAAGcctaaattttgaaataatattggataaagctacaaaaatgtacaaagaATATGATCTTGCTAATGTCAAACAAGAAGTTGACGCAAGAGTAATACTAGA AGCTAAGTTATTAAATGATCAGCGAGAAGAAAATGCAAAGCGgataaaaaacaagaaatttGCAGCTCAAGAACAGCCAGTATTTAACAAAGCTTTCCGTTATGTACCCATATGGATCAGACCAAGAATGAGATTTGGCCTATTATTCTTCGGGTTTAGTTTAGCTGCCGGACTCTGGGctgttttaaaatctaataataattaa
- the LOC113559835 gene encoding TBC1 domain family member 20 isoform X1 encodes MTTDHEDSDGNSSDSSYSKVDFYEVMNEVPEIYKSKVDELNKILQSKNQDINRLRDLAISDGGLVISLVRLEAWKLLLNIPSNDEQLYPLEIIKDHPEYHQVDMDVRRCLKRFPPGISYEKIGILQKELIAIILSVIKEYPDLKYYQGYHDVAVTFLIEVGQKEAYRIMKHLSLHHLKEFLKPTMEETSYLLLHVFPLIKKLDPELEEFIEKSGIGTIFALPWLISWFSHSLDQHSKVVRLFDFFLASPKEIILYVIAQLINARRDEVLNTECDMACVHMVLSKIPESLNFEIILDKATKMYKEYDLANVKQEVDARVILEAKLLNDQREENAKRIKNKKFAAQEQPVFNKAFRYVPIWIRPRMRFGLLFFGFSLAAGLWAVLKSNNN; translated from the exons TTATGAATGAAGTGCCTGAAATCTATAAAAGCAAAGTAGATGAactgaacaaaatattacaaagtaAAAACCAAGATATAAATCGTCTAAGAGATTTAGCTATTAGTGATGGAGGATTGGTGAtaa gcTTAGTACGTCTAGAAGCGTGGAAGCTGTTATTGAACATACCGAGCAATGATGAACAATTATATCCTTTGGAAATTATTAAGGACCATCCTGAATACCATCAAGTTGATATGGATGTAAGGAGATGTTTAAAAAGATTTCCGCCTGGTATAtcatatgaaaaaattggtatatTACAAAAAGAATTGATAGCAATTATACTAAGTGTGATTAAAGAATATCCAGATCTAAAATACTACCAA GGTTATCATGATGTTGCTGTTACTTTTCTTATAGAAGTTGGACAAAAAGAAGCATATAGAATAATGAAACATTTATCATTACATCATCTAAAAGAATTTCTAAAGCCAACTATGGAGGAAACATCATATCTATTATTACATGTTTTTCCGTTAATTAAAAAGCTTGATCCAGAATTAGAGGAATTTATTGAAAA GTCTGGTATTGGTACAATATTTGCTCTTCCTTGGTTAATATCATGGTTTAGTCATAGCTTAGACCAACATTCAAAAGTAGTAAGATTATTTGATTTCTTTCTAGCATCACCAAAAGAAATCATCTTGTATGTTATAGCCCAATTAATAAATGCCAGACGTGATGAAGTTTTAAATACTGAATGTGATATGGCATGTGTTCACATGGTCTTATCtaag atTCCTGAAAGcctaaattttgaaataatattggataaagctacaaaaatgtacaaagaATATGATCTTGCTAATGTCAAACAAGAAGTTGACGCAAGAGTAATACTAGA AGCTAAGTTATTAAATGATCAGCGAGAAGAAAATGCAAAGCGgataaaaaacaagaaatttGCAGCTCAAGAACAGCCAGTATTTAACAAAGCTTTCCGTTATGTACCCATATGGATCAGACCAAGAATGAGATTTGGCCTATTATTCTTCGGGTTTAGTTTAGCTGCCGGACTCTGGGctgttttaaaatctaataataattaa